A genomic region of Trifolium pratense cultivar HEN17-A07 linkage group LG3, ARS_RC_1.1, whole genome shotgun sequence contains the following coding sequences:
- the LOC123912759 gene encoding protein PELPK2-like, which yields MASNKSFLIALLLVVTMSSMSLEARHLLQTTTQPNLPTIPTLPQPTTLPPLPAIPTLPQGNLPPFPTIPSLPKLTMPPLPSFPTTNIPTLPSLNIPPLPAVTSLPNLPSFPTTFPSIPFLTPPPSTSSP from the coding sequence ATGGCATCAAACAAATCCTTCCTCATAGCTTTACTTCTTGTTGTGACAATGTCAAGCATGAGCCTAGAAGCTCGCCATCTTTTGCAAACAACCACACAACCCAATTTGCCTACCATTCCCACTTTGCCACAACCAACAACATTGCCACCTTTGCCTGCAATCCCAACATTGCCTCAAGGAAATCTTCCACCATTCCCTACCATTCCATCTCTTCCTAAGCTCACCATGCCACCACTTCCTAGCTTTCCTACTACCAATATTCCGACACTTCCATCTCTCAACATTCCACCATTGCCGGCAGTCACTTCACTTCCCAACTTACCTTCATTCCCAACCACGTTTCCCTCCATCCCATTTCTCACCCCACCACCTTCAACCTCTAGCCCTTAA